The stretch of DNA TCACTCATTACGAGATCTGGATGCTTCTCCGGGTCGTCACCGGTTATCATCCGGTAAGCCTCGGCTCCGTTGCCTGCCTCTATGAATGTATGACCTGTAAACCCCGCCTTACGGATTGTGCGTTTCACAATCATTCGCATAGCTTTACTGTCATCAACTACCAGAATCTTCACGTTCGCTCCCCGAAAGACCGCGCCCCTGCACCCAAATACTATCCGGTACCTGACCGGCAAACAACTCTGCCGAGCAGTTAGATTTCTTCATCCGACTCGCGAACGTGCACCGTGACCTTAAAAGGTGCCCCTTCGCAATGGAATCCGGTCTCACATTCAATGATCGAACCGGGAAATCTTACCGAATAATCGACACCTATGGTCACAACGGGCAGACCAAGCTCACAAGTTCCCTCTAGGAGGGACTTAAAGCTACCGCCCGTCATATTCGCTAATTCGCCCATGGCATCTTCAATATCTTCGTCGGTTGCTTCGTCTGGAGCAACCTCAAACATTAAAGCTGCTGTTTTACGAGCAAGCGTTTCTGGAATACTTAGTGTCACTATTCCGTTCCACGACCCACTGATTTGAACGCTGGCGGTAACGTACTTCGCGCCTGCTTCCATTTCCAATGCACCAGGATTTGGCTGCACATCAAGATCGAGGATAGTCGAAAAGATGTTGGGTGTGACCTGCTGAATGTTTTCTTCTGTAGTAGACATTCTTTTCCCTTATGTTTGACGCAGTTTGTAGCATCCAGATCGAGGATAATCGATCCGTTCGAATGCGTTATCGATACTCATTG from Deltaproteobacteria bacterium encodes:
- a CDS encoding chemotaxis protein CheX; translation: MSTTEENIQQVTPNIFSTILDLDVQPNPGALEMEAGAKYVTASVQISGSWNGIVTLSIPETLARKTAALMFEVAPDEATDEDIEDAMGELANMTGGSFKSLLEGTCELGLPVVTIGVDYSVRFPGSIIECETGFHCEGAPFKVTVHVRESDEEI